In a single window of the Mesorhizobium shangrilense genome:
- a CDS encoding amino acid ABC transporter permease, protein MATHDITDVGQPSRGSLLYDPRARGIAFQIVLVALLAMGIWWIVDNTIENLRRSNISTGFDFLRGRAGFDIADTLIAYSSDSSYGRALVVGILNTLVVALAGIVTATIVGFLVGIGRLSHNWLIRKVATVYVELFRNIPPLLVILFWYQGVLALLPAVRDSYALPLGSYLNVRGFYFPRLIWGEGAWLILAGLAVGIALSIFVARRARARQAATGQQFPVFLTAAGLIVGMPLLGFLLAGFPVTVELPQKGTFNLSGGINVKPEFLSLFLALSLYTASFIAEIVRAGILGVNRGQTEAASALGLRSGPALRLVVIPQALRIIIPPLTSQYLNLTKNSSLAVAIGYPDLYAIGGTILNQTGQAIEVVVIFMVVYLSLSLLTSLFMNWFNSKMALKER, encoded by the coding sequence ATGGCGACGCATGACATAACCGATGTCGGCCAACCTTCCAGGGGTTCGCTGCTCTACGATCCCCGCGCCCGAGGCATTGCATTCCAGATCGTTCTGGTGGCGCTGCTGGCGATGGGCATCTGGTGGATCGTCGACAACACGATCGAAAACCTGCGGCGTTCGAACATCTCGACGGGCTTCGATTTTCTCAGGGGCCGCGCCGGCTTCGATATTGCGGACACGCTGATCGCCTACTCGTCCGACTCGTCGTACGGACGGGCCCTGGTCGTCGGCATTCTGAACACGCTGGTGGTCGCGCTCGCCGGGATCGTGACGGCGACGATCGTCGGTTTCCTGGTCGGCATCGGGCGGCTTTCGCACAACTGGCTGATTCGGAAGGTCGCCACTGTCTATGTCGAGCTGTTCCGCAACATTCCGCCGCTGCTCGTCATCCTGTTCTGGTACCAAGGCGTGCTGGCGCTGCTGCCGGCCGTACGCGACAGCTACGCGCTTCCGCTCGGGTCCTATCTCAACGTCCGTGGCTTCTATTTTCCGCGCCTGATCTGGGGCGAGGGCGCCTGGCTCATCCTGGCTGGCCTCGCCGTCGGCATCGCACTCAGCATCTTCGTCGCGCGCCGCGCCAGGGCGCGGCAGGCGGCGACCGGGCAGCAGTTCCCCGTGTTCCTGACTGCTGCCGGGCTGATTGTCGGCATGCCGCTGCTCGGCTTCCTGCTGGCGGGATTTCCGGTCACCGTCGAACTTCCGCAGAAGGGTACGTTCAACCTGAGCGGCGGGATCAATGTGAAGCCGGAGTTCCTGTCGCTCTTCCTGGCCCTGTCGCTCTACACCGCCTCGTTCATCGCCGAGATCGTGCGCGCCGGCATCCTGGGCGTGAACCGTGGACAGACGGAGGCGGCGTCGGCATTGGGCTTGAGGTCGGGACCGGCGCTGCGTCTGGTCGTCATTCCGCAGGCGCTGCGCATCATCATCCCGCCGCTGACCAGCCAGTATCTCAACCTGACCAAGAACTCGTCGCTGGCGGTGGCGATCGGCTATCCCGATCTCTATGCGATCGGCGGAACCATCCTCAACCAGACCGGTCAGGCGATCGAGGTCGTGGTCATATTCATGGTCGTCTATCTGAGCCTGAGCCTGCTGACCTCCCTGTTCATGAACTGGTTCAACTCGAAGATGGCTCTCAAGGAGAGATGA
- a CDS encoding amino acid ABC transporter substrate-binding protein, which yields MKKILTGILAVAGLGFAASAASAATLDDVKAKGFVQCGVNTGLAGFSAPNDKGEWTGLDVDFCRAVAAAIFGDGTKVKFTGLSAKDRFTALQSGEIDILSRNTTWTINRDTALGLNFGGVTYYDGQGFMINAKKLPGVNSALQLSGAAVCVQSGTTTELNLADYFKANKMEYNPVVFEKFEEANAAYDAGRCDAYTTDQSGLYAVRLQMAAPDDHVVLPEIISKEPLGPAVRQGDDQWFDIVKWTYYALLNTEEAGVTQANVEEMKNSENPDIRRLLGVEAETKIGTDLGLTNDWVVNIIKATGNYGEIFERNVGSGSPLKIARGINALWTKGGLQYGMPIR from the coding sequence ATGAAAAAAATTCTGACAGGGATTCTCGCCGTCGCGGGCTTGGGCTTCGCCGCGTCGGCGGCCTCCGCGGCGACGCTTGACGACGTCAAGGCGAAGGGCTTTGTCCAGTGCGGCGTGAACACCGGCCTCGCCGGGTTTTCTGCGCCAAACGACAAGGGCGAGTGGACCGGCCTCGACGTCGACTTCTGCCGTGCGGTCGCAGCCGCCATCTTCGGCGATGGCACGAAGGTGAAGTTCACCGGTCTCAGCGCCAAGGACCGCTTCACCGCTCTGCAGTCGGGCGAAATTGACATCCTGTCGCGTAACACGACCTGGACGATCAACCGCGATACCGCGCTGGGACTGAACTTCGGCGGCGTCACCTATTATGACGGCCAGGGCTTCATGATCAATGCGAAGAAGCTGCCCGGCGTGAACTCCGCGCTGCAGCTCTCCGGCGCCGCGGTCTGCGTGCAGTCGGGCACCACGACGGAACTCAACCTCGCCGACTACTTCAAGGCGAACAAGATGGAGTACAACCCCGTCGTCTTCGAGAAGTTCGAGGAAGCGAACGCGGCTTACGACGCCGGCCGTTGCGACGCCTACACCACCGACCAGTCGGGCCTCTATGCGGTGCGGCTCCAGATGGCGGCGCCGGACGATCACGTGGTGCTGCCGGAGATCATCTCGAAGGAGCCCCTCGGGCCGGCCGTGCGCCAGGGCGACGACCAGTGGTTCGACATCGTCAAGTGGACCTACTACGCGCTGCTCAACACTGAAGAGGCCGGGGTGACGCAGGCCAATGTTGAGGAGATGAAGAACTCCGAGAACCCGGACATCCGCCGCCTGCTCGGCGTTGAGGCCGAGACCAAGATCGGCACCGATCTGGGCCTGACCAACGACTGGGTCGTCAATATCATCAAGGCGACGGGCAATTACGGCGAGATCTTCGAGCGCAACGTCGGCTCCGGCAGCCCGCTGAAGATTGCGCGCGGCATCAACGCCCTTTGGACCAAGGGCGGCTTGCAATACGGCATGCCGATCCGCTGA
- a CDS encoding amino acid ABC transporter substrate-binding protein: protein MAAGAASAATLENVKEKGFVQCGVNTSQAGFSMPDDKGDWVGFDVDFCRAVAAAVFGDGSKVKFTPLSTKDRFTALQSGEVDLLSRQTTWTLSRDTALGFNFAGVTYYDGQGFMVNAEKVPGVTSALQLSGAAVCVQSGTTTEMNLADYFKAHQMDYNPVVFEKVEEANTAYDAGRCDAFTADGASLYGIRLALSNPDDHVVLPQIISKEPLGPLVRQGDDKWFDIVKWTYYALLDTEEAGITQANVDDMMKSENPDVRRLLGVEAETKIGADLGLDNAWVVNIVKATGNYGEIFERNLGLGSRLKIARGVNELWTKGGLQYGMPIR, encoded by the coding sequence ATGGCAGCTGGCGCCGCTTCGGCCGCCACGCTCGAAAACGTAAAGGAAAAGGGCTTTGTGCAATGCGGCGTCAACACGTCGCAAGCCGGCTTTTCGATGCCTGACGACAAGGGCGATTGGGTCGGCTTCGACGTCGATTTCTGCCGGGCCGTGGCGGCGGCCGTGTTCGGCGACGGAAGCAAGGTGAAATTCACCCCGCTCAGCACCAAGGATCGTTTCACCGCCCTGCAGTCTGGCGAGGTGGATCTTCTGTCGCGCCAGACGACCTGGACGCTAAGCCGGGATACCGCGCTTGGCTTCAATTTCGCGGGCGTGACCTACTATGACGGCCAGGGTTTCATGGTCAACGCCGAGAAGGTGCCGGGCGTCACCTCGGCGCTGCAGCTCTCGGGCGCAGCGGTTTGCGTGCAGTCTGGCACGACAACCGAGATGAACCTCGCCGACTACTTCAAGGCCCACCAGATGGACTACAATCCTGTGGTCTTCGAAAAGGTGGAAGAAGCCAACACGGCATATGACGCCGGCCGTTGCGACGCCTTCACTGCCGATGGGGCAAGTCTCTATGGTATCCGTCTCGCACTGAGCAACCCGGACGATCATGTCGTCCTGCCGCAAATCATTTCAAAGGAGCCGCTGGGACCGCTTGTTCGCCAAGGCGACGACAAATGGTTCGATATCGTCAAGTGGACCTACTACGCGCTGCTCGACACGGAAGAGGCGGGCATCACCCAGGCAAATGTCGACGATATGATGAAGTCTGAGAATCCGGACGTTCGTCGTCTGCTCGGCGTCGAGGCAGAGACCAAGATCGGCGCCGACCTCGGCCTCGACAACGCCTGGGTCGTGAATATCGTCAAGGCCACCGGCAACTATGGCGAGATCTTTGAGAGGAACCTCGGTTTGGGCAGCAGGTTGAAGATCGCACGCGGCGTCAACGAGCTCTGGACCAAGGGCGGACTGCAGTACGGCATGCCGATCCGCTGA
- a CDS encoding MBL fold metallo-hydrolase: protein MKPSVTLLGTGTPRPEALRGGTSLLIRYGSDAILIDAGRGVVRQLTKLGFPIDQVNPVLITHHHYDHIGELHDVILTSWLSGRTGSLDIYGPPETRRIVDVLLTQVYDKDIEFRVTGEPVHGTFPPTPVTEVISGLVCETDRYRIYADRMNHGDGLAFSDAFRSRWICLGFRFECDDGVIAFSGDTVDCEGLQRLAAGADILVQCCYLARSEIVGEHLERIAKYTLASADTAGAIATKAGVRKLVLTHPRIKPPEILEEMRRDVQRDFSGEVIIGYDLLSVSC from the coding sequence ATGAAGCCGTCGGTGACATTGCTGGGAACGGGTACGCCGAGGCCGGAAGCGCTGCGCGGCGGCACCAGTCTGCTGATCCGCTATGGAAGTGACGCGATACTGATCGACGCCGGCCGCGGCGTCGTTCGGCAGTTGACGAAGCTGGGTTTTCCGATCGATCAGGTCAATCCCGTCCTCATCACCCACCATCACTACGACCATATAGGCGAGCTGCATGACGTGATCCTGACGTCATGGCTGTCCGGGCGCACCGGCTCCTTGGATATCTATGGTCCACCTGAAACCAGGCGTATCGTCGATGTCCTGCTCACGCAGGTCTACGACAAGGATATCGAGTTCCGCGTCACCGGAGAGCCTGTGCATGGAACCTTTCCACCGACGCCCGTGACGGAAGTCATTTCGGGCCTGGTGTGCGAAACTGACCGCTATCGCATCTATGCGGACAGGATGAACCATGGCGACGGCCTGGCTTTCTCTGATGCATTCAGAAGCCGATGGATTTGCCTCGGCTTCCGGTTTGAGTGTGACGACGGCGTGATCGCCTTCAGCGGCGACACCGTCGATTGCGAGGGGCTGCAACGACTTGCAGCCGGCGCCGACATCCTCGTCCAGTGTTGCTATCTGGCGCGCTCCGAGATCGTGGGCGAGCATTTGGAGCGCATCGCGAAATACACGCTGGCCTCTGCTGACACCGCAGGCGCTATCGCCACAAAGGCTGGTGTTCGCAAGCTGGTTCTTACTCATCCTCGAATTAAGCCTCCCGAGATCCTGGAAGAAATGCGCAGGGACGTTCAGAGAGATTTTTCGGGGGAAGTTATTATCGGATATGATCTCTTGTCAGTATCGTGTTAG
- a CDS encoding cystathionine beta-lyase has product MADGKLGLNTQLAHIGNNPRDFFGFVNPPVVHASTVLYPDAKTMSERNQKYTYGTRGTPTTDALANAINELEGSAGTIVVPSGLAAVTVPLLSFLAAGDHILLVDSVYGPTRHFADTMLTRLGVQVEYYEPHIGAGITGLLRPNTKVVFTESPGSNTFEVQDIPAIAKAARVAGAIVMMDNTWATPLYFRPLDHGVDISIHAATKYPAGHSDVLIGTVSANETHWKALYEGFVTLGTCSGPDDVYQTLRGLRTMGVRLERHQKSTLEIAAWLEGQKGVARVLHPGLPSHPDHALWKRDFTGSSGIFSIVLDGGGKPQAHAFLDALQTFGLGYSWGGFESLAVQVFLGDRTIAKGQYEGPLLRLQIGLEDVDDLKADLTRGLNAAAAAGA; this is encoded by the coding sequence ATGGCAGACGGAAAACTGGGGCTGAACACACAGCTCGCCCACATAGGCAACAACCCGCGCGATTTCTTCGGATTCGTCAATCCGCCCGTGGTGCATGCCTCGACCGTGCTCTACCCGGACGCCAAGACGATGTCAGAGCGCAACCAGAAATACACCTACGGGACACGGGGCACGCCCACGACCGACGCGCTCGCCAATGCGATCAACGAACTGGAGGGATCGGCCGGCACGATCGTCGTCCCCTCCGGCCTCGCGGCTGTCACGGTGCCGTTGCTGTCCTTCCTTGCGGCAGGCGACCATATCCTGCTCGTGGATTCGGTCTACGGCCCCACCCGACACTTCGCCGACACCATGCTGACGAGGCTGGGCGTCCAGGTCGAGTACTACGAGCCCCACATCGGTGCGGGCATCACCGGCCTGCTCAGGCCCAACACGAAGGTCGTGTTCACCGAGTCCCCCGGCTCCAACACCTTCGAGGTCCAGGACATTCCCGCTATCGCGAAAGCCGCCAGGGTGGCCGGCGCCATCGTCATGATGGACAACACCTGGGCGACGCCGCTCTATTTCAGGCCGCTCGACCACGGCGTCGACATCTCGATTCACGCCGCCACCAAGTATCCGGCCGGACACTCCGACGTTTTGATCGGCACCGTCTCGGCCAACGAAACGCACTGGAAAGCGCTCTATGAGGGTTTTGTGACCCTCGGAACCTGCTCCGGACCGGACGACGTCTACCAGACTCTGCGCGGGCTGCGGACCATGGGCGTTCGGCTGGAGAGGCATCAAAAGAGCACGCTCGAGATTGCAGCCTGGCTTGAGGGACAGAAGGGCGTGGCGCGCGTCCTTCACCCCGGTCTGCCGAGCCACCCCGATCACGCCCTATGGAAGCGCGACTTCACTGGTTCCAGCGGCATCTTTTCGATTGTCCTCGACGGCGGCGGAAAGCCTCAAGCGCATGCATTCCTTGACGCGCTCCAGACATTTGGGCTCGGCTATTCCTGGGGCGGGTTCGAAAGCCTTGCGGTCCAGGTATTCCTGGGCGACCGCACCATTGCGAAGGGCCAATACGAAGGCCCCCTCCTGCGCCTCCAGATCGGGCTCGAGGACGTCGACGACCTCAAGGCTGACCTGACTAGGGGCCTCAACGCCGCCGCAGCCGCCGGAGCATGA
- a CDS encoding cupredoxin domain-containing protein, protein MIQRRCLGMALMLVLAAGVVPAEAETIQITIEKLVYSPAEVSAKVGDTIEWINKDNLAHTATVKDGWEVMIPAKKTGSFIVEAPGDFAYYCRFHPNMKARLTVDPS, encoded by the coding sequence ATGATCCAGAGACGATGCCTGGGGATGGCGCTGATGCTCGTGCTCGCCGCGGGCGTCGTTCCGGCCGAGGCCGAAACCATCCAGATCACCATTGAAAAGCTTGTCTACTCGCCGGCGGAGGTCAGCGCCAAGGTCGGCGACACGATCGAATGGATAAACAAGGATAACCTGGCGCACACTGCTACGGTAAAGGACGGCTGGGAGGTCATGATCCCGGCGAAGAAGACGGGGAGCTTCATCGTAGAAGCGCCCGGCGACTTTGCCTACTACTGCCGCTTCCACCCCAACATGAAGGCGCGCCTGACAGTCGACCCCTCCTGA
- a CDS encoding DUF4142 domain-containing protein — protein MLFRTMVAAATLCALSIAAPAGAADKPTDPQIAHIAYTAGVIDVEAAKLAISKSKTKEVVEFAEGMVRDHEAVNVQALDLVKKLNVTPEDNDTSKSLSQAAEAKRAELAKLDGAEFDKAYIDNEVAYHKQVNGALETLLIPSAENAELKGLLETGLKLFQGHQQHAEHVAADLK, from the coding sequence ATGCTCTTTCGTACGATGGTCGCCGCGGCGACCCTTTGCGCCCTGTCCATCGCCGCGCCGGCCGGCGCCGCGGACAAGCCCACCGATCCGCAGATCGCGCACATCGCCTATACGGCGGGCGTCATCGATGTCGAGGCCGCCAAGCTCGCCATCTCGAAATCCAAGACCAAGGAGGTCGTGGAGTTCGCCGAGGGTATGGTGCGCGACCACGAGGCGGTGAACGTGCAGGCTCTCGATCTGGTCAAGAAGCTCAACGTGACGCCCGAGGACAACGACACCAGCAAATCGCTGAGCCAGGCGGCGGAGGCCAAGCGCGCCGAACTCGCCAAGCTCGACGGCGCCGAATTCGACAAGGCCTATATCGACAACGAGGTCGCCTACCACAAACAGGTCAATGGAGCCCTTGAAACCCTGTTGATCCCGTCGGCCGAAAACGCCGAGCTCAAGGGTCTGCTTGAGACGGGGTTGAAGCTGTTCCAGGGGCACCAGCAACACGCCGAGCACGTTGCGGCAGACCTGAAGTAG
- a CDS encoding RNA polymerase sigma factor: MRAARTAIPGANVISSDADLVRRARARDGGAFRTIMKMCNQRLYRTARSIVRDDREAEDVVQEAYVLAFTHLDGFRSDSTLATWLTRIVINEALGRLRKRRRRPEVGYSGDRLLEAEIIQFPHANDDPERTMAQRQILQLVERATDSLPLAYRAVFVARVIEGLSIEETAQLLRVREGTVKTRLHRARHLVRERLEAEMGPVLLDAFPFAGRRCERLTSAVMRRLGFPD, translated from the coding sequence ATGCGTGCTGCGCGAACGGCGATACCCGGAGCGAATGTCATTTCGAGCGATGCGGACCTTGTGCGGCGCGCCAGGGCACGCGACGGCGGCGCTTTCCGCACGATCATGAAGATGTGCAACCAGCGGCTCTACCGCACCGCGCGCAGCATCGTCCGCGACGATCGCGAGGCCGAGGATGTCGTCCAGGAAGCCTACGTGCTCGCCTTCACGCATCTCGACGGATTCCGCAGCGATTCGACCCTCGCCACATGGCTCACCCGCATTGTCATCAACGAGGCGCTCGGGCGGCTGCGCAAGCGGCGAAGGCGGCCCGAAGTCGGGTATTCAGGCGATCGGCTCCTCGAAGCCGAGATCATCCAGTTCCCGCACGCAAACGACGATCCGGAACGCACGATGGCTCAGCGTCAGATCCTGCAACTGGTCGAGCGGGCGACCGATTCCTTGCCCTTGGCTTACCGGGCGGTCTTCGTGGCGCGGGTCATCGAGGGCCTGTCGATCGAGGAGACGGCCCAGCTGCTCCGCGTTCGCGAGGGGACGGTGAAGACGCGGCTGCACCGGGCGCGGCATCTCGTCCGCGAGCGGCTGGAGGCAGAGATGGGTCCGGTCTTGCTGGACGCGTTCCCCTTTGCGGGGCGGCGGTGCGAGCGGCTGACGTCCGCCGTCATGCGGCGGCTCGGTTTCCCGGACTGA
- a CDS encoding CBS domain-containing protein, whose product MLEARDLMTSRVVSVAPDSTMSEAADLMVAHDVGALPVLDGKRLVGIITEGDLIHRAEIGTALRQRAWWLRLITDNATLATEYVKSHSTHVADVMTSHVFTVQEGAPVTEIVDLLERKRIKWVPVMRGDELVGLFSRASLVRAIAAAGNASPAMPARDDRDIRRDVIDAMRGETWASVGTSDVLVKDGVVAFRGACQSDEERRASRILAENVAGVRGIDDRRVLIDLAHSAV is encoded by the coding sequence ATGCTTGAAGCGAGGGACCTGATGACGTCGCGTGTCGTGAGCGTCGCTCCCGACAGCACGATGAGCGAAGCCGCCGACCTCATGGTCGCCCACGACGTGGGCGCGCTCCCTGTCCTGGACGGGAAGCGGCTCGTGGGGATCATCACTGAAGGCGATCTCATCCATCGGGCCGAGATCGGGACAGCGCTGCGTCAGCGTGCCTGGTGGCTGCGCCTGATCACCGACAATGCGACCTTGGCGACGGAATATGTCAAATCGCACTCGACCCACGTGGCCGACGTGATGACGTCGCACGTCTTCACCGTTCAGGAAGGGGCGCCGGTCACCGAGATTGTCGACCTCCTCGAGCGCAAGCGGATCAAATGGGTTCCCGTCATGCGCGGCGACGAACTGGTGGGCTTGTTCAGCCGTGCAAGTCTTGTCCGGGCCATTGCGGCGGCAGGAAACGCCAGTCCCGCAATGCCCGCGCGTGACGACCGCGATATAAGGCGTGACGTGATCGACGCCATGCGCGGCGAGACCTGGGCCTCGGTGGGGACGTCCGACGTCCTGGTGAAGGATGGCGTCGTCGCCTTCAGAGGGGCGTGCCAGTCCGACGAGGAGAGAAGGGCGTCCCGGATCCTCGCCGAGAATGTCGCCGGCGTCCGCGGCATCGACGACCGGCGCGTCCTCATCGATCTGGCCCACAGCGCAGTCTGA
- a CDS encoding LysR family transcriptional regulator, whose translation MDIDRARTFLEIVHSGSFLRAADRLHVTQTTVSARIRTLEDELGRQLFIRNRNGAQLTSAGRDFERYAQSFVQIWERARHQLAIPSGRTSVIALGGELSLWNPLLLDWLVWMKQASPEVAIRAHVGVPEQLVEQLRVGILDIAVLYAPKLLPGFKVELVEEEQLILVRTPGNGGEPHGTRDYVHVDWGPSFTAQHDFREGAGEPGLSVGLGPLGLSYVLRVGGMGYFRKGAAAPYIEAGDLEVVAGAPEFTYPAYAVYPEGGEARPELQEALRGLKEVVTA comes from the coding sequence ATGGATATCGATCGTGCCCGCACCTTCCTGGAGATCGTGCACTCCGGCAGCTTTCTAAGAGCGGCGGACCGGCTTCACGTCACCCAGACGACGGTCAGCGCCCGGATACGTACCTTGGAGGACGAGCTGGGCAGGCAGCTCTTCATCCGCAATCGCAACGGCGCGCAGCTGACGTCCGCCGGCCGCGACTTCGAACGCTACGCCCAGTCCTTCGTCCAGATCTGGGAGCGTGCGCGCCATCAGCTCGCCATTCCGTCGGGGCGGACGAGCGTCATAGCCTTGGGCGGTGAGCTGAGCCTGTGGAACCCGCTGCTTCTCGACTGGCTTGTCTGGATGAAGCAGGCCAGTCCCGAGGTCGCCATCCGCGCGCATGTCGGTGTTCCCGAACAACTGGTCGAGCAATTGAGGGTAGGGATTCTGGACATCGCCGTCCTCTATGCGCCGAAGCTTCTGCCTGGTTTCAAGGTGGAGCTGGTGGAAGAGGAGCAACTCATCCTCGTGCGGACGCCGGGCAATGGCGGCGAGCCGCACGGCACGCGCGACTATGTCCACGTGGACTGGGGTCCGAGCTTCACGGCGCAGCACGACTTTCGCGAGGGGGCGGGGGAGCCGGGGCTGTCGGTCGGGCTGGGCCCGCTCGGGCTGAGCTACGTGTTGCGGGTGGGCGGCATGGGCTATTTCAGGAAGGGGGCGGCGGCGCCTTACATCGAGGCCGGGGACCTGGAGGTGGTCGCTGGCGCGCCCGAATTCACCTATCCCGCCTACGCGGTCTATCCGGAGGGCGGCGAGGCGCGTCCGGAACTCCAGGAGGCCCTGCGCGGGCTGAAGGAGGTCGTTACCGCGTAG
- a CDS encoding 5-formyltetrahydrofolate cyclo-ligase, which translates to MAIDDNDAEPALGEYASPPCFMHELSPDYRPDAAPSDAWADVARWRKAERQRLIEERLAVDVDERKARSECIAARLDAAIGRISGRIVSAYWPFRGEPDLRNWSIKVIERGGRIALPVVIRKGWPLEFRIWAPGDPLERGVWNILVPSHGPSVQPDVVVAPVVGFDAANYRLGYGGGFFDRTLAAMTNQPLTVGVGFAGSRLRTIYPQPHDIPMSAIVTDE; encoded by the coding sequence ATGGCGATCGACGACAACGACGCGGAACCGGCACTGGGCGAGTACGCCTCGCCGCCCTGTTTCATGCACGAACTTTCTCCCGACTATCGGCCCGACGCGGCGCCTTCCGACGCATGGGCCGACGTCGCCCGCTGGCGCAAGGCGGAACGCCAGCGTCTGATCGAGGAACGCCTCGCGGTAGACGTGGACGAGCGCAAGGCGAGGTCGGAATGCATCGCCGCCAGGCTTGACGCCGCCATCGGCAGGATCAGCGGGCGCATCGTCTCCGCCTACTGGCCGTTCCGCGGCGAGCCAGACCTGCGCAACTGGTCGATCAAGGTCATCGAGCGCGGCGGCCGCATCGCGTTGCCGGTGGTCATCCGCAAGGGCTGGCCGCTCGAGTTCCGCATCTGGGCGCCCGGCGACCCGCTGGAGCGCGGCGTCTGGAACATCCTCGTTCCCTCTCACGGCCCATCGGTGCAGCCGGATGTCGTCGTCGCGCCAGTCGTCGGTTTCGACGCGGCGAACTACCGCCTGGGCTATGGCGGCGGCTTCTTCGACAGGACGCTTGCGGCCATGACCAACCAACCGCTCACGGTGGGCGTGGGCTTCGCCGGAAGCCGTCTCCGGACGATCTACCCGCAGCCGCACGACATACCGATGAGCGCGATCGTGACGGACGAATAG
- the ctaD gene encoding cytochrome c oxidase subunit I gives MADAEALAGNAKPRFLVRWLFSTNHKDIGTLYLLFSATASLLGTALSVGIRMELQEPGLQIFTNPDAYNMFVTSHGLVMIFFVIMPALIGGFGNWFVPIMIGAPDMAFPRMNNISFWLLVVSLCLFVISMFVPGAPGSHGSSGGWTLYPPYSTNGQPGPAVDLVILSIHLSGASSILGAINFITTIFNMRAPGMTLHKMPLFAWSMLVTAFMLLIALPVLAGAITMLLTDRNFETTFFAPSGGGDSILYQHLFWFFGHPEVYIMILPGFGIVSHVISTFARKPIFGYLGMAYAMVAIGGIGFVVWAHHMFTVGLSVGSQRYFAFASMVIAVPTGVKVFSWLATMWGGSIEFKTPMLWATGFVLLFTIGGVTGVMIANPGVDRLLHDTYYVVAHFHYVLSLGAAFAIFAAFYYWFPKMTGYMYSETLGKLHFWLMFIGVNLVFFPQHFLGMAGMPRRYADYPDAFAGWNFISSIGSYVAAAGVIVFLIAVAEAFARRRAAGANPWGEGAVTLEWALSSPPPYH, from the coding sequence ATGGCCGATGCCGAAGCGCTGGCGGGGAATGCAAAGCCCCGCTTCCTGGTACGATGGCTTTTCTCGACGAACCACAAGGACATCGGGACGCTCTATCTACTGTTTTCGGCCACCGCCAGCCTGCTCGGGACGGCGCTGTCGGTGGGCATCCGAATGGAGCTCCAGGAACCTGGGCTGCAGATCTTCACCAACCCCGACGCCTACAACATGTTCGTCACCTCGCACGGCCTGGTGATGATCTTCTTCGTCATCATGCCGGCGCTGATCGGAGGCTTCGGCAACTGGTTCGTACCGATCATGATCGGCGCGCCCGACATGGCCTTCCCGCGCATGAACAACATCTCGTTCTGGCTGCTCGTCGTCTCGCTGTGCCTGTTCGTCATATCGATGTTCGTTCCCGGCGCGCCGGGCTCCCACGGAAGCAGCGGAGGGTGGACGCTCTACCCGCCCTATTCGACCAACGGCCAGCCTGGCCCCGCGGTGGACCTGGTCATCCTGTCTATCCATCTCTCGGGCGCGTCGTCGATCCTCGGCGCGATCAACTTCATCACCACCATCTTCAACATGCGGGCGCCGGGCATGACGCTGCACAAGATGCCGCTGTTCGCATGGTCCATGCTTGTAACCGCCTTCATGCTCCTGATTGCCCTGCCGGTGCTTGCCGGAGCGATCACCATGCTCCTGACCGACCGCAACTTCGAGACGACATTCTTTGCGCCGTCAGGCGGCGGCGACTCGATCCTTTACCAGCACCTGTTCTGGTTCTTCGGGCACCCTGAAGTCTACATTATGATCCTGCCGGGGTTCGGCATCGTCAGCCACGTCATCTCGACCTTCGCGCGAAAACCCATCTTCGGCTATCTTGGCATGGCCTATGCGATGGTGGCCATCGGCGGGATCGGCTTCGTGGTCTGGGCCCATCACATGTTCACCGTCGGCCTGTCGGTCGGGTCGCAGCGCTATTTCGCCTTCGCCTCGATGGTCATCGCGGTGCCCACGGGAGTAAAAGTATTCTCCTGGCTTGCCACGATGTGGGGCGGGTCGATCGAATTCAAGACGCCGATGCTCTGGGCGACCGGCTTCGTGCTGCTCTTCACCATCGGCGGCGTCACCGGCGTAATGATCGCCAATCCGGGCGTGGATCGGCTGCTGCACGACACCTACTACGTGGTGGCGCATTTCCACTACGTGCTGTCGCTCGGCGCAGCATTCGCCATCTTCGCGGCGTTCTACTACTGGTTCCCGAAGATGACCGGCTACATGTACAGCGAGACGCTGGGCAAGCTGCATTTCTGGCTGATGTTCATCGGGGTCAACCTCGTCTTCTTCCCGCAGCATTTCCTCGGGATGGCAGGCATGCCCCGCCGCTATGCCGACTATCCGGACGCATTCGCAGGCTGGAACTTCATCTCGTCGATCGGCTCCTACGTGGCGGCGGCGGGCGTGATCGTCTTCCTGATCGCCGTCGCGGAGGCGTTTGCCCGCAGGCGGGCGGCTGGCGCCAATCCGTGGGGCGAAGGCGCGGTCACCCTCGAATGGGCCCTGTCGTCGCCGCCGCCATACCATTAG